One segment of Acidimicrobiales bacterium DNA contains the following:
- a CDS encoding SDR family oxidoreductase — MARLCEGRVVIVTGAGRGLGRAHALEFARQGAAVVVNDVGAELDGSGAGDASPAQEVVADIEALGGRAVVNGDDVADWDGAQRLVRTALDAFGRLDVVVNNAGVVRDRMFANAAEDEWDAVVRVHLKGHFAVARHAAGHWRDQAKATGAPVDARIVNTTSGAGLLGSIGQAAYSAAKGGIASLTLVQAAELGRYGITANAIAPSARTRMTETVFADAMAAPDDPAAFDPMSPDNISPLVVWLGSTESAAVTGRVFELEGGRVSLADGWQHTESVDKGGRWEPDELGPVVESLIAKAPPPAPVYGT; from the coding sequence ATGGCCAGGTTGTGTGAAGGCAGGGTCGTCATTGTGACAGGCGCCGGGAGGGGCCTCGGGCGGGCCCACGCGCTGGAGTTCGCCCGCCAGGGGGCGGCGGTGGTGGTCAACGACGTGGGCGCCGAGCTCGACGGCAGCGGTGCCGGCGACGCCTCGCCCGCCCAGGAAGTGGTCGCCGACATCGAGGCGCTCGGCGGCCGGGCCGTCGTCAACGGCGACGACGTGGCCGACTGGGACGGCGCCCAACGGCTCGTCCGCACCGCGCTCGACGCCTTCGGCCGGCTCGACGTGGTCGTCAACAACGCCGGCGTCGTGCGTGACCGCATGTTCGCCAACGCCGCCGAGGACGAGTGGGACGCCGTGGTGCGCGTGCACCTCAAGGGCCACTTCGCCGTCGCCCGCCACGCCGCGGGGCACTGGCGCGACCAGGCGAAGGCCACCGGCGCCCCCGTCGACGCCCGCATCGTGAACACCACCTCGGGCGCGGGGCTGCTGGGGTCGATCGGCCAGGCCGCCTACAGCGCGGCCAAGGGTGGCATCGCCTCGCTGACCCTGGTGCAGGCCGCCGAGCTGGGCCGCTACGGCATCACCGCCAACGCCATCGCCCCCTCCGCCCGCACCCGCATGACCGAGACCGTCTTCGCCGACGCCATGGCCGCCCCCGACGACCCCGCCGCCTTCGACCCCATGTCGCCTGACAACATCTCCCCGCTGGTGGTGTGGCTGGGCTCCACCGAATCGGCGGCGGTGACCGGGCGGGTGTTCGAGCTGGAGGGCGGCAGGGTGTCGCTGGCCGACGGCTGGCAGCACACCGAGTCCGTCGACAAGGGCGGCCGCTGGGAGCCCGACGAGCTCGGCCCCGTCGTCGAGTCGCTGATCGCCAAGGCCCCACCCCCGGCCCCCGTGTACGGCACCTGA
- a CDS encoding SMP-30/gluconolactonase/LRE family protein, translated as MGDRTLTTLATGGGFFEGPRWHDGRWWVSDFYRHTVSTYTVDGREEQVLTVDAQPSGLGWRPDGSLLVVSMKDHRLLRRYADGRVDVVADLSEHAGGPLNDMVVDAAGRAWVGNFGFDMTAGGGPQGAALVRVDVDGTVTVAAEDLQFPNGTVVTPDGATLIVGETMGRRYTAFTIAADGTLTDRRTWADLADAEVAPDGCCLDAEGHIWAADAFGARCVRLAEGGAVVDRVDMPDRLNAYACMLGGDDGRTLLVCAAPDYFERNRVVAREAVLLTATVDVPHAGLP; from the coding sequence GTGGGGGATCGCACGCTGACCACGTTGGCGACCGGTGGCGGGTTCTTCGAGGGACCGCGCTGGCACGACGGCCGCTGGTGGGTGTCGGACTTCTACCGCCACACGGTCTCGACCTACACGGTGGACGGCCGCGAGGAGCAGGTCCTCACCGTCGACGCCCAGCCCTCGGGCCTGGGCTGGCGGCCCGACGGGTCGCTGCTGGTGGTGTCGATGAAGGACCACCGCCTGCTGCGTCGTTACGCGGACGGCCGCGTCGACGTCGTCGCCGACCTGAGCGAGCACGCCGGCGGCCCCCTGAACGACATGGTCGTCGACGCGGCCGGTCGGGCGTGGGTGGGCAACTTCGGCTTCGACATGACGGCCGGCGGCGGCCCGCAGGGAGCCGCTCTGGTGCGGGTCGACGTCGACGGCACCGTGACGGTGGCGGCCGAGGACCTGCAGTTCCCCAACGGCACGGTGGTCACCCCGGACGGCGCCACGCTGATCGTCGGCGAGACCATGGGTCGCCGCTACACCGCGTTCACGATCGCCGCCGACGGGACGCTGACCGACCGCCGCACCTGGGCCGACCTGGCCGACGCCGAGGTGGCGCCCGACGGTTGCTGCCTCGACGCCGAGGGCCACATCTGGGCGGCCGACGCGTTCGGCGCCCGCTGCGTCCGCCTCGCCGAGGGCGGCGCGGTCGTCGACCGGGTCGACATGCCCGACAGACTCAACGCCTACGCCTGCATGCTCGGCGGTGACGACGGCCGCACCCTGCTGGTCTGCGCCGCACCCGACTACTTCGAGCGCAACCGGGTGGTCGCCCGGGAGGCCGTGCTGCTCACCGCCACCGTCGACGTCCCCCACGCCGGCCTGCCCTGA